TTGGTATTACTTGGTGATGGTGTAGTAGCTGCTGTTAGTTTAAATAAGAGTAAAGCTCAAGGAGCTGGATGGGTAGCTGTAACACTAGGATGGGGAGCAGCTGTAACAATCGCAGTTTATATTTCTGGATTTATGGGACCGGCTCATTTAAATCCCGCTGTGACATTAGGATTAGCAATAGCAGGTGATTTTTCTTGGAATTTAGTGGCACCATTCTTTATCGCACAAGTTTTAGGTGGTATAGTAGGAGCAATTTTAGTTTGGATTACTTATTTACCACATTTTGAAGCAACAAAAGATGAAGCAGCTATTCTTGGAACATTTGCAACAGGACCAGCGATTCGTAATTATACATCAAATGTTGTGACTGAAGCAATTGGAACATTTGTTTTAGTGTTTGGTTTGTTAGCATTTGGACAAAATACATTTGCAGACGGATTCAATCCAGTTGTTGTTGGAATATTAATTTTATCACTTGGCCTGTCTCTAGGAGGTCCGACAGGATATGCAATTAATCCAGCTCGTGATTTGGGTCCACGTATTGCGCATCAAATGTTGCCAATCAAAAATAAAGGTGGGTCTGATTGGTCATATTCTTGGGTACCAGTTGTAGGGCCATTAGTGGGTGGCGCGTTAGCTGCTGGTTTATGGATGATGATTCCTTTATAGAATAAAAAGTATTAAAGTTGTTAGATTGAGCTTGTCTCATCTGACAACTTTTTTTAATTAAAAAAACACTTCTTTTTTTTTTGTTATTAACTTGTGTTATTTTTCTAAATAATTCATAATATACATATAAAAGTGTTATTTATTAAATGTGACAGATCTCAGATGAAAATAGATCGTTAAGGGGATAGGAAAATGAAAAAAATTACACCGTATTTATTATTATCGACTTTAGTATGTCAAAGTCTATCTGTAGGGACCATTGTCCAAGCAAGGGATCTTCATAAGGTAGATAGTGAATTAATAAATCAAGAAGTAGCAGAAACAACTGATAGTACAACTGAAATGGTACCAAGTAATGACACTGATACTGTGGTAGAGGATGTACCGAAAAACACACCAGAAGAAAAACCAGAAGAAAAACCAGAAGAAAAACCAGAAGAAAAACCAGAAGAAAAACCAGAACAAAAACCAGAAGAAAAACCAGAACAAAAACCAGAACAAAAACCAGAACAAAAACCAGAACAAAAACCAGAACAAAAGCCAGAACAAAAACCAGAGCAAAAGCCAGAACAAAAGCCAGAACAAAAGCCAGAACAAAAACCAGAACAAAAACCAGAACAAAAACCAGTGGTTAGTTATCCTGCTCAGTCAGAAGCTACTTATTTTGGTGATGCCAGTCAAATAACTAGTAATAAAGAAAATTCACCAATTCATTTTGCAGTCACAAAAACAACACAAGAGTTCATTAATGAGATAGGTGAATCTGCTAGAAAAATTGGTCAAGAATATGACTTATATGCTTCAGTCATGATTGCACAAGCTATTTTAGAATCTGGAAGTGGTCAAAGCTCTTTATCAGCTTATCCAAATTATAATTTATTTGGTATAAAAGGTGAATATAAGGGTGAATCAGCTTCTTTTTATACATTAGAAGATAATGGTTCTGGTCAATTATATGGTATTCAAGCAAAATTTAGAAAATACCCTTCAACAAAAGAATCTCTTGAAGATTATGCAAAATTAATGAAGTCAGGACTAGCATCTAATGAAAACTTTTATAAAGGAGTCAGTAAAAAGGAAGCTAAGTCATATAAAGAAGCAACTGCTTTTTTAACAGGAAAATATGCGACAGATACACGTTATGATGAAAAATTAAATTCTTTAATTGAAACATATGATTTAACTTATTTTGATCAAGCAGTGAAAAAAGGTAAGCGTGTAACAAAACATAATAAACAAGTAGATACTTATGAAATTATGAATCCAGAATCAAAGAAAAAAGCCATCTTTATATTACCGTTGGATGAAAAATACATTATTTCAAGCCCATTTGGACAAAGGGGAAGTGAACATCATGATGGAATCGATTTAGCTATTGCTGCTAATACACCTGTACTTGCTTCTAGTGATGGTGTGGTTGTTGGAACAGGATTTGATCCGTCTGCAGGAAATTATGTGATTATCAAACATTTAAATGATTTATACACAAATTATTTCCATTTAAATTCAATTAGTGTGTCTCTTGGAGAAAAAGTAACAAGTGGCAATATTGTTGGATTAGTTGGTAGCACTGGAAATTCAACAGGAAGTCATTTACATTTTGGGATAAGTACAGATATGTGGAAACATTATTTAAACCCAACATCATATTTTGACTTTTAATTAAATGTGAATAGATAGCCGTTTATTATAGGTTATCATTTTCAATTTTGACTAAATAGTAGTAGACTAACCATGTAATAATAAATGTGCTATTTTAGGAGGAGATTTATATGACAAACTATGATAAGAAAGAAGAAAAAGTATTAGATGATATTGCTAAAGTAATGGAAAAATTAGACAAATACTTAGATGAAGAAGTTAGTTTAGAAGATACTCCTGATAAAAAATACGAAATTAAAAAATGGTATGTGCAACGTAGAGCATTACATGATATTAAACGTCTATTACATGATGTGGATAAATATGATAAGTATGAAGCAAAAGAATTAGAACAGTTTGAAAAAGATTTTGAAGGATTAGGATTAGATGTAGAAACAGTTGCGTTTATCACTAATTACTTCTAAAAAGAAAATGAGAATCCCCCGAGAAGCTATTCTCGGAGGATTTTTTTAGTTTAATTTAGTAAGATATTTCATCGCAATGTTACAAGCTAAATCTTTATCCACTGTTGATAATAACCCTATTGCTGAAAGTATATATGCTTTATCTAAGTATATATACTTTGTTCAGGTGTTAAGAGGGTCTTATTAGTTGGTGAAAGAGCAGCGGATAAAACATCCTCAGGGTGATCATTGTGAACAAGAACTCCACCTGTACCAATAATTGTCGTGAAGAGTCGTAAATCCTTGCCATATTGATGATAAATCGTACGAGAAGGTGTTTGCTCTTTTATATAGTAGCCAGCGTGACGATTAATCGCTGTTTTAATGGCGATTTTTGCAATAGTGTTATCCATGATTTTTTCTTCTATAGTATCAGCAATGTATTCAGGGTGTTGACTTCTAAAATGACATTTTTCTTTAATCGTTTCCTCGTCAAAAGAAGTATAAGTAGCAAATGATTGATAAGAGGTACTTTCTAATAAACTATTAGCAGAGTAACGCATTCCTAAATCTCCTTCGACAGTTCTCTTACTAAATGGTTCTTCTAATCCATCAAATTGGACGTTTTTTTGTTGTTTTTTGCCGCTATCAATGGAGTGGATATCCGTCGTGGCTCCACCTACATCAACAATAAGAATATTTCCAAAACCTTTATTTTTTTTCGTTCCTTTCGATAAAAGCTCTGCAGCGTATAAAACAGAGGATGGGGTAGGAATAATATCGTTAGATAATGAAGCTTGTATGTCACCCATTCCTTTTGCTTTTACGATATTATGAATGAATATTTGACGTAATATTTTTCTAGTTGGTTCAGTATTTAGTTGATTGATTTGCGGCATTACATTTTCTGTTAAATGGAAATTAACACAAAATTGTTTAAAAAGCGCTTTTATTTCTGGATAATTTTCTTCATTTCCGGCTACTACGACGGGTGCTTTTAAAGAAAGTTCGGTTAATAATGTAGTATCTTTTAAAATATTTTTTTCATTTCCTCCATTGTTCCCCCACTTAAAAGGATAACGTCTGGTTGAAGTTGCTCTATTTCTTCTATATCATGAGGCTTTAATCCATAACTGTAGACTTTTAACACTCTAGTACCAGCACCTAAAGCCGCTCGTTTAGCAGCTTCTGCGGTTAAAGTATAAACCGATAGCGACTATTTTAAACCCTCTCTTAGCTGAGGAACAAGCTAATACTTTATCTATATGAGGTTTGTTTACACCAGAAAACAAATCGTTATAGGCTTGGTTGTATCCATCTAATACATTTGTTTCAACTGTCGTATAGGCTTTGCTAGTTGTAATAATGTCTTGTTTCACATCATCAATCGCAGTCAATTTAGTGTAGGTACTTCCAAAATCTGCTAGTAAGTATATCGTCATTTTTATCACCTCTAAAAAAATTTTTTGTTATTTAATTATTTTTTTAACATAATTTTTTTATCTAATAATCGTCAAAACTCTTTTTTAAAAACGATGAAATTTTAATGAGTAAAACTAGAATAAAAAATCATTTTATTTTTGATAAGGTATTTAAATTGTCAATATGATAAAAAACTTCTGTTGAAAAACTAGGTTTACAATACAATAAGTATTGACATGACAATGATTTTATAACTCTTTATCTTATTCAACGGCAAATTTGTCAAAAAAAGGTCAAAAGATTAAGACTAGAAAAAACGATTTTTTTAACTTGGTTTTTTTTAGTAAATAAAATAAAAAAATTGTATAAAGAATGATCATTACTAATTATTTCACACGTTGTCTTTTTATATAAAAGTATTGTTGACTTGTTATTTAAAGGGTGCTATTCTTTGGATGTCGATTGAAAGCGCTACCTAATAAGTTGTGCTTTATTTTAACAAAAGTAAGGGAGTGAAAAAAAGAAGTAAATTCTTACTTTTTATTATAAAAGTAGGTTATAGTATCTGTACATAGTTTTTACGTGTATCAAACCATAAATTGAAAGGATGTTGTTTATAATGGCAAAAATTATTGAATGTGTCCCAAATTTTAGTGAAGGTAAAAATGAAGAAGTAATTAACGGATTAGTTTCAGTGGCAAAAAGTGTCGGTGGAGTGACGTTGTTAGATCATTCTTCAGATAAAAGTCATAACCGTAGTGTGTTTACACTTGTTGGGGATGAAGATGGTATTCAAGAAGTTGCTTTTCAATTAGTTAAATATGCAAGTGAAAATATTGACATGACAAAACATACAGGAGAACATCCTAGAATGGGTGCAACCGACGTTGTTCCATTTATCCCGATTAAAGATGTAACGTTAGAAGAATGTATCGACATTTCGAAAAAAGTAGCAAAACGCATCAACGATGAATTAGATATCCCAATTTTCTTATATGAAGAATCAGCATCTGCCCCAACTCGTAAAAACTTGGCAAAAGTGCGTAAAGGACAATTTGAAGGCATGCCAGAAAAATTAAACGAAGAAGAATGGGCGCCTGATTTTGGTGAAAGAGTTATCCATCCTACAGCAGGAATTACAGCAGTTGGAGCAAGAATGCCATTAGTAGCCTTCAACGTCAACTTAGATACTGATAACATTGATATTGCTAACAAGATTGCTCGTATCATTCGTGCTTCTGGTGGTGGATTTAAATATTGTAAAGGTATTGGGGTTATGTTAGAAGATAGAAACATCGCTCAAGTTTCTATGAACATGGTTAACTTTGAAGGAACGCCACTTTACCGTACATTTGAAACAATTCGTTTTGAAGCAAAACGTTATGGCGTAAATATTATTGGTAGTGAAATCATTGGTCTAACACCAGCAAAAGCATTGATTGATTGTGCCGAATACTACCTACAAGTAGAAGACTTTGATTATGGTAAACAAGTATTAGAAAATCATTTATTAAATTAAGGAGCTGCTAAATATGAAATTAGTCGAATTAACAGTGAGTGAATTTGTTGAAACATTGGGATCAGATGCTCCCGCTCCTGGAGGAGGATCAGCAGCGGCATTATCTGCAACAATGGGAATTTCTTTAACAAAAATGGTTTGTGAATTAACAATTGGTAAAAAGAAATATGCTGAATATGAAGATGACATTAAATTAGTGTTCGATCAAACAAAACAACTCCAAAAGAATTTACTTGAAGCAATAGATAAAGATACAGAAGCATTTAACGCAGTTTCAGCAGTGTTTAGTATGCCAAAAGAAACAGATGATGAAAAAGCAGCTAGACGTGCGGCTATGCAATCAGCTTTAGAAGGAGCAGCTAAATCACCACTAGACATGATGAAGTTAATGTTAGAAGCACTTGAAGTGACAAAACGTGCTATTGGAAAATCAAATACTAATGCAGCAAGTGACTTAGGTGTTGCAGCACTTAGCTTAAAAGCTGGGATTCAAGGCGCATGGCTGAATGTTTTAATTAATTTATCAGGTATCAAGAATGAAGAATTTGTCGCGTCTTATCGACAAGACGGTGAAGCATTATTAGCTAAGGGTTGTTTATTAGCAGATGAAATTTATGAGGAAACATTAAAAGTCGTTTAAAAAAGATGTTAATTAATTAAATGGAAGGGTTGAAGAAAAAGTTATGGCACATTTATCAGATATCGAAATCGCAAATTCAGTTGAAATGAAACCAATTAAAGAGGTAGCGGCTCCATTAGGATTAAAAGAAGAGGATTTAACACTTTATGGTAATTATAAAGCGAAATTAGATGCTCGTGAATTAACTAGGCTAGAAAATGAAAAAGACGGTAAATTAATTTTAGTAACAGCTATTACACCAACTCCAGCTGGAGAAGGAAAAACAACCACATCTGTTGGGTTAGCTGATGCCTTTACTAAATTAGGTAAAAAGGCAATGATCGCTTTACGTGAACCATCATTAGGACCAGTATTTGGTGTGAAAGGTGGAGCAGCAGGTGGTGGACATGCTCAAGTTGTCCCTATGGAAGATATTAACTTACATTTTACTGGTGACTTCCATGCGATTGGCGCAGCAAATAATTTATTAGCTGCTTTGATTGATAACCATATTCATCATGGTAATGCCTTAGGCATTGATAGTCGTAACATTACATGGAAACGTGTTGTTGACATGAATGACCGTCAATTGCGTCATATTGTGAATGGATTACAAGGACGCGTCAATGGTGTTCCTAGAGAAGATGGTTATGATATTACTGTAGCATCAGAAATTATGGCTGTGTTATGTTTATCAAATGATATTGATGACTTAAAAGAAAAATTGAAAAACATGGTAGTAGCATATAATTTTGAAGGAAAACCAGTTACTGCTGGCGATTTGAAAGCAGAAGGTGCAATGGCAGCTTTACTTAAAGATGCGATTCATCCAAACTTAGTTCAAACATTAGAACACACACCAGCCATTATTCATGGTGGACCATTTGCCAATATTGCACATGGATGTAACAGTATTATTGCAACAAAAATGGCGATGAAATACGCAGATTACGCGATCACAGAAGCTGGCTTTGGAGCAGACTTAGGTGCTGAAAAATTCATCGATATTAAATGTCGTTTAGGAAATATCAAACCTGATGCCGTTGTATTAGTCGCAACAATTCGAGCTCTTAAAATGCACGGTGGCATTCCTAAGAAAGAATTAGAACCAGAAAACGTAGAAGCCGTTGTTAAAGGATTAACTAACTTAGACAAACATATTGAAAACATTCAAGACGTTTATGGGTTACCTGTTGTTGTAGCAATCAACAAATTTCCATTAGATACAGATGCTGAAATCGAAGCAGTTGAAAAAGCATGTAAAGAGCGTGGCGTAGAAGTTGTTTTATCTGACGTTTGGGCTAATGGTGGCGAAGGTGGTATTGAGTTAGCTGAAAAAGTCATGGAGTTAGCAGAACAAGATAATAGTTTCAGCTACGTATATGACTTAGAAGATTCAATAGAAGAAAAATTAACTAAGATTGTACAAAAAGTTTATGGTGGTAAAGGAATTGAATTAACAGCACCGGCTAAAAAACAATTGAAACAATTAGAAGAACTGGGTTACGATAAGTTGCCTATCTGTATGGCGAAAACGCAATACTCATTCTCTGATGATGCGACACTTGTTGGTGCACCAAAAGACTTTACGATTACGATTAAAAATCTCAAAGTATCTGCTGGAGCAGGTTTTATTGTAGCGTTAACTGGTGCAGTTATGACAATGCCAGGACTACCAAAATCACCTGCATCTGAAAGAATTGATATCGATGAAGAAGGTAACATTACTGGATTGTTCTAAAAGGTAGAGGAAAAAATATGTCGTATCATTTATTTAAACAGAATGATCATCAAACATCTCGTTGGAGTGGGGGAGAAACGACCCAAGTGTTTCTCTACCCACCAACGGGTAAGTATGAGCCTGGAAAATTTGACTACCGCATTTCTACGGCTTCAGTAGAAATCGAAGAAAGTACATTTTCAGCGTTACCTGGCTATAAGCGTTTGTTGATGTCATTGAATCATCCATTAGAACTGACACATGAATCAGAATCGTTTACTGTTAATAAAAAAATGAAACCGTTTGAAGTTGATGCGTTTGATGGAGCAGATAAAACAAAAAGTGTCGGGAAATGTCAAGACTTTAACGTTATCTTTAAACCAACCTACACTAGTGAAATGTCTGCTGTTTCAACTATTTATGATAGATCATTATTACCTTGTGTTCGATACTTTTACTATATGTTGGTTGATGGAGTCATGACGTATATAGACCAAGAAGAAAAACATGTTGCCAAGTTGGAAGCCGGAGATTGTGTCATGGTAGAAGAGAGTCGTACGATTTCGATGATTAGTATAGAATCTCATCAACCACAACAATCACCAGCAACTGTCGAAGTTGTTGTTTGGAAAAATGAAAAGTCGCTCTAATAAAAATAATTTGGATAGGAAGCATTTTTATATATTAAAAATGAACAAATTATGTTAACGATCAGACGATCGGAAAGGGGCCCCTTATGATTACCGAAACAAAAACACCGGTTGATGAGATTAAATTAACCGAAATAAACTCAGAAAGTTCAAAATTTAGTTTAGGCGGTGCAACACTTTACGGTATTAATGCAGTAGTTGGTTCAGGTATTTTCTTATTACCACAAACAATTTATCGAGATTTAGGACCAGCTTCTCTATTAGCCATGGTATTTGATGCGGTGTTGGTGTTACTTTTGGCAGTATGCTTTGCTGAAGTGGCGTGTTATTTTGACAAAAATGGTGGTGCGTTCCAATATTCTAAATCAGCTTTTGGTGATTTAGTTGGATTTATCGTTGGACTATTAGGTTGGTTTGTAACGATTATCGCTTGGTCAGCAATGGCAGCAGGATTTGCCAAATTATTAATTGTTACAATACCTGCATTAGAAGGGCATAATAAAGCGATTAGTGTTATTTTAGTGATATTATTATCTATTATTAATAGTACCGGACTTAAAACATCCAAAATTTTTACCATCAGTATCACGATCGCAAAATTGATTCCTATTATTGCGTTTACCTTTATGAGTATTTTCTTTATTAAAAATGGTTTTGACGCTGGTAACTTTACACCATTCTTACAACTAAAAGAAGGTATGACGTTATCTAAGGCTATGGCCGGAACATCAATGACAGTATTTTATGCGTTTATCGGATTTGAAGCTTTACCAGTTGTAGCTGGTGAGATGAGAAATGCGAAGAAAAATGTTCCAAAAGCAATTATTGGCTCAATTAGTATCGTATCAATTCTTTACTTCATGATTATCGCTGGAACCATTGCGATGCTTGGAGTGGGGATTTTAGAAACAAATGCGCCTGTACAAGATGCCTTTGCTATGATGATAGGACCTGCTGGTAGATGGATTATTTCCATCGGGGCACTTATTTCAATTCTTGGATTAAACGTTGGGGATTCAATGATGATTCCTCGTTATGGAGCAAGTATTTCTGATGAAGGTTTACTACCAAAAATCGTTTCTAAGAAAAATAAAAAAGACGCACCTTATGTAGCTATTATCATCTCTTGTGTATTGACTTGTTTATTATTATTAAGTGGAAGTTTCGAACAATTAGCAGAATTAAGTGTAGTATTTAGATTTATTCAATATATTCCAACAGCAATCGCCGTTATTTTCTTACGTAAGAAAAATCCTGGTGTTGAAACTGCCTTTAGCTTACCATTTGGTCCAGTGATTCCACTACTTGCTGTAGCAGTTAGTGTATGGATGCTTGTTATGGGAGCAAATAGTAAGAGTTTAATTGCTGGAGGTATTGGTATCATTATCGCTGCAATTTTCTATTTCGTATTGAATGGTAAAAACGCAAGTAAAGCGAAATAAAGGGTTAAAGAGTATTGAATGAGTGAAGTGAGTTGTTAAGTTGAAAATGAGTTTAGGAGGAAGCAATAATGACTGAAGTAATTACATTAACAGGTAATGATTTAACATTGGAACAAGTGGTAGAGGTAGCAAGAAAAGGTGCAACAATTACGTTATCACAAGAAGCAATCGAGGCAGTGAATGCTTCAAGAAAAATTATTGATGATATTGTCGACAGTAAAAAAGTAACTTATGGTGTCAATACTGGATTTGGTTCCCTTGTTAAAGTAAGTATTCCACAAGAAGAAACTAGACAATTACAAGAAAACTTAATTCGTACTCACTCAAGTGGATTTGGTGATCCTTTAGGAGAAGATGAAGTACGTGCTATTATGTTAATCCGTATCAACTCTTTATTAAAAGGCTATTCAGGTATTCGTTTAAGTACCATTGAAACCTTAATGGCTATGTTAAATAATGGCGTTGTACCACATATTCCAGAAAAAGGATCTTTAGGAGCTTCAGGAGATTTAGCACCATTATCACATATGGTGTTACCAATGTTAGGATTAGGGCGTGCTTATTACAATGGTGAATTATTAGAAGGTAAAGAAGCAATGGCTCGTGCTGGTGTTGAAGTGATTCACTTAGAAGCAAAAGAAGGTTTGGCTTTAATTAACGGTACAACAGTTTTAACCGCTATCGGAGCATTAGCAACACATGATTCAATCGAGTTATTAAAACTTTCAGACATTGCCGGAGCATTATCATTAGAAGTACACAATGGTATTGTAAATGCCTTTGATGAAGAGTTACATATTATTCGTCCTCAAAGTGGGCAACTTGCAACAGCGAAAAATATTCGTCACATGTTAGAAGGAAGTACCTTAACAACGCAAGCAACAGCTGAACGTGTACAAGATCCTTACACATTACGTTGTATGCCTCAAATTCATGGTGCAAGTAAAGATACTGTGGCTTACGTGAAGAAAAAAGTGGAAATCGAAATTAACTCTGTAACAGATAATCCAATTATCACTCGTAGTGGAGATGTTATTTCAGGAGGTAACTTCCACGGTGAACCAATGGCACAACCATTTGACTACTTAGGAATTGGCGCAGCAGAAATTGGAAATGTGTCTGAACGTCGTGTGGAACGTTTGGTAAATACTAACTTAAGTGGTTTGCCTTCATTTTTAGTGAAACATCCAGGCGTTAACTCAGGATTTATGATTACACAATATGCTGCAGCATCATTAGCATCAGAAAACAAAATCTTATCACATCCAGCAAGTGTGGACTCAATTACATCTTGTGAAAACCAAGAAGACTTTGTCAGTATGGGAACAACAGCAGCTAGAACTGCTAGAGATATTACGAAAAACTCTCGTCGTATCGTCGCAACTGAAATGATGGCAGCATGTCAAGCTATTGACTTCATTAAAGACCGTGGTGTATTAGGTAAAGGAACTCAAGTAGCGTATGATGTCTTTAGAAAATATGTGAAATTCATTGATTTAGATAAAGATATTGAAATGTATGACGAATTAGAAAAAGCCACAGATGTATTAATCAATGGCGAATTATTAAAAGCTGTTGAAGAAGTTGTAGACTTAGATATCGAATTTGATTTTGGAAAATAAATAAACCACTTATTAAGCTCTGAATTGATTAAGATTCAGAGCTTTATTTTTAAATAAGTCGTGATAACTATTGAGTATCGAATCAATATTATGTAGTATGAATATAACGAGAAAAGGATGGTGTATGACGATGAAATATCAGAAACCAAAAGGAACAAACGATATTTTACCAGGTGAATCAGAAAAATGGCAGTTTGTAGAATCAACTGCACGTGACGTATTAAAAAAATATGACTTTCATGAAGTCAGAACGCCAATGTTTGAACATATTGAAGTTATTACACGAGGTGTTGGTGAGTCAACAGATATCGTGACAAAAGAGATGTATGATTTTAAAGACAAAGGTGATCGCCATATTACGCTTAGACCTGAAGGAACTGCTCCATTAGTTCGTTCATACGTTGAGCATAAATTATTCGGACCGGAACATCAAAATCCGTTTAAAGCTTTTTATATTGGCCCAATGTTTCGCTATGAACGCCCTCAAGCAGGACGTTTACGTCAATTTAACCAAATGGGGATTGAAGTATTAGGTAGTAGTAATCCAGCAACAGATGTTGAAGGGATTTTAGTCGCACTAGATTTCTTTAAACGTTTAGGCGTGACACATACTCAATTAGTGATTAACTCACTTGGAACAAGAGAAAATCGTATGGTTTATCGCCAAGCATTAATTGATTATTTAGAGCCTTTAAGCGACCAATTAAGTGATGACTCAAAACGTCGTTTACATACTAACCCACTTAGAGTATTAGATAGTAAAGATAAAAAAGATAAAGAAATTGTCGAAAATGCACCGTCAATTTTAGATTATCTAGATGAAGAGTCAAATGCTTTCTTTACTGAAGTGAAATCATTACTTGATGCAATGGGTGTGGAGTATGTAGTCGATCATAGAATGGTTCGAGGTCTTGACTACTACAATCACACCGTATTTGAAATTATGAGTAATGCGCCAGGATTTAATGGTGCGATTACCACAATTTGTGCTGGTGGACGTTATGATGGATTGGTTTCAGAGTTTAATGGACCAGATAGTCATGATTCAGGATTTGGGTTTGGTATGGGGATTGAACGTGTCTTAATTACAATGGATGCT
This genomic stretch from Vagococcus sp. CY52-2 harbors:
- the hisS gene encoding histidine--tRNA ligase — protein: MKYQKPKGTNDILPGESEKWQFVESTARDVLKKYDFHEVRTPMFEHIEVITRGVGESTDIVTKEMYDFKDKGDRHITLRPEGTAPLVRSYVEHKLFGPEHQNPFKAFYIGPMFRYERPQAGRLRQFNQMGIEVLGSSNPATDVEGILVALDFFKRLGVTHTQLVINSLGTRENRMVYRQALIDYLEPLSDQLSDDSKRRLHTNPLRVLDSKDKKDKEIVENAPSILDYLDEESNAFFTEVKSLLDAMGVEYVVDHRMVRGLDYYNHTVFEIMSNAPGFNGAITTICAGGRYDGLVSEFNGPDSHDSGFGFGMGIERVLITMDAEGVEIPAANNVDVYVVGLGEETNCESLKLAQAARQAGFVCERDFLNRKAKAQFKSADKLNAKLVLIIGESELAEKVVRVKNMVTGEETTVSLDDIYTSFSNVYNNIIGE
- the hutH gene encoding histidine ammonia-lyase gives rise to the protein MTEVITLTGNDLTLEQVVEVARKGATITLSQEAIEAVNASRKIIDDIVDSKKVTYGVNTGFGSLVKVSIPQEETRQLQENLIRTHSSGFGDPLGEDEVRAIMLIRINSLLKGYSGIRLSTIETLMAMLNNGVVPHIPEKGSLGASGDLAPLSHMVLPMLGLGRAYYNGELLEGKEAMARAGVEVIHLEAKEGLALINGTTVLTAIGALATHDSIELLKLSDIAGALSLEVHNGIVNAFDEELHIIRPQSGQLATAKNIRHMLEGSTLTTQATAERVQDPYTLRCMPQIHGASKDTVAYVKKKVEIEINSVTDNPIITRSGDVISGGNFHGEPMAQPFDYLGIGAAEIGNVSERRVERLVNTNLSGLPSFLVKHPGVNSGFMITQYAAASLASENKILSHPASVDSITSCENQEDFVSMGTTAARTARDITKNSRRIVATEMMAACQAIDFIKDRGVLGKGTQVAYDVFRKYVKFIDLDKDIEMYDELEKATDVLINGELLKAVEEVVDLDIEFDFGK